In the genome of Helicobacter colisuis, one region contains:
- a CDS encoding phosphoribosyltransferase: MGGMTHSLMRKALFENRNDALQKLLNNMPLSFFENQDCIVVGISFNGILLANSLAQAIKAPLAFLFTAPILAPNNPECEIAMATETHDVVISEALVRSFGISLDYIYGEVQRQYEDKMLPLIYQYRKGNPLISLKNKRVLLVDDGIDSGLTALSAIKSVTTLQAKTIYFATPVAPYEVAKAMEEVTDGVFCLYKTKTFVDIDYYYKDYPPVKPSMIEEIFSKIQS; the protein is encoded by the coding sequence ATGGGCGGTATGACACATTCTTTAATGCGCAAGGCATTGTTTGAAAATCGCAATGATGCATTGCAAAAATTACTCAATAATATGCCACTTAGCTTTTTTGAAAATCAAGATTGTATTGTGGTTGGAATCTCTTTTAATGGAATCTTGTTGGCAAACTCCTTAGCACAAGCTATCAAAGCACCTTTGGCATTTCTCTTTACTGCTCCAATTCTTGCTCCTAATAATCCTGAGTGTGAAATTGCTATGGCAACAGAAACTCACGATGTTGTTATTAGTGAAGCATTAGTGCGTTCTTTTGGGATTAGTTTGGACTATATTTATGGGGAAGTGCAACGGCAATATGAAGATAAAATGCTTCCACTTATCTATCAATATCGCAAGGGAAATCCGCTTATTTCACTTAAAAATAAGCGCGTTTTGTTAGTAGATGATGGGATTGATAGCGGTTTAACGGCACTTTCTGCAATAAAATCTGTTACGACTTTACAAGCAAAAACAATTTATTTTGCAACACCAGTGGCACCCTATGAAGTTGCTAAGGCAATGGAGGAAGTAACTGATGGGGTATTTTGTCTTTATAAAACAAAAACATTTGTAGATATTGACTATTACTACAAGGATTATCCGCCTGTTAAACCAAGTATGATAGAAGAAATTTTTTCAAAAATACAA
- a CDS encoding LPS-assembly protein LptD, translating into MIIKKEIFTLSLVAALALISSDVEARAAIKQFNNKQESIFEFLADDMEYSKTEIIGKGHVTIINLDYFVTANKAVYDTQNQEIILSGNVNAYKGNSLYLKSEEVKIKLQEDYSFLEPFYLQDSESGLWVDSQSAEFNNNVYQIKEANVSTCSVNNPIWKIKAKEGEYDANQEWLTIWHPYLCVYDVPVLYFPYLSFSLGYKRKSGLLYPIVGNSSDDGLIYSQPVFIAPDDNWDMTFAPQIRTKRGGGFYNEFRIIDDKDEILWANLGFFANSKSYQQTYDLENREHYGIQLKYGRENLFSKESDYFYEDGLYLDISQISDIDYFRLQDENAQNTADLQGNLLTSRMNYYLKSSEDYLGFSARYYSDLEQTSNARTLQTLPQIQYHRQIENILVDNLYYDFDYKANHFTRPIGYRAIQQEAKLPIIYTQSLWNDFANLSLSPTFYGTSVDYSNVGNGLHLKDGRYLSQYYQIKLNTDLVKKYDHFGHTLSLEAEYILPGFENKAGDFTNFFTLPGERQELRVSGKQHFYTLDNSLILSHKMEQYFYLKDGGEKLGELENEVQYFLDYQWSFLSDIFYSHKKGRISEATHQINYESDYVNVSFGHFMREDFAHEDLLNGRFGEANYINANFRKEFESFDLFAGAGYDYKERYFKTWQVGIDTQIRCFSFGIKYVSEIYPVLTSRGAEARDDKYVLLTIKFVPLLSSDVKLGN; encoded by the coding sequence ATGATAATAAAAAAGGAAATTTTTACATTAAGTTTGGTTGCAGCTCTTGCTTTGATTTCAAGTGATGTGGAAGCAAGGGCGGCTATCAAACAATTTAATAATAAACAAGAATCAATTTTTGAGTTCTTAGCTGATGATATGGAATATAGCAAAACGGAAATTATCGGTAAAGGGCATGTAACTATTATCAATCTTGATTATTTTGTTACAGCAAATAAGGCTGTTTATGATACACAAAATCAAGAAATTATTTTAAGTGGGAATGTTAATGCTTATAAAGGAAATTCACTTTATCTAAAATCTGAAGAAGTTAAAATTAAACTCCAAGAAGATTATTCGTTTTTAGAGCCTTTTTATTTGCAGGATTCTGAGAGTGGTTTGTGGGTGGATTCTCAAAGTGCGGAATTTAATAACAATGTCTATCAAATTAAAGAGGCTAATGTTTCTACTTGTAGCGTGAATAATCCCATATGGAAAATCAAGGCAAAAGAGGGAGAATATGATGCCAATCAAGAATGGCTAACAATTTGGCATCCATACCTTTGTGTTTATGATGTGCCTGTGCTTTATTTTCCTTATTTGTCTTTTTCGCTAGGCTATAAAAGAAAATCAGGTTTGCTTTATCCTATTGTTGGGAATTCTAGTGATGATGGATTGATTTATTCGCAACCTGTTTTCATAGCTCCAGATGATAATTGGGATATGACTTTTGCGCCACAGATTCGAACTAAAAGGGGTGGTGGATTTTATAATGAATTTCGTATTATTGATGATAAAGATGAGATTTTATGGGCTAATTTAGGGTTTTTTGCTAATAGTAAATCTTATCAACAAACCTATGATTTAGAGAATCGTGAGCATTATGGAATTCAATTAAAATATGGTCGCGAGAATCTTTTTTCTAAAGAATCTGATTATTTTTATGAAGATGGGTTATATCTTGATATTTCACAGATTTCAGATATTGATTATTTTAGATTGCAAGATGAGAATGCTCAAAATACAGCGGATTTACAAGGAAATTTACTCACTTCTAGAATGAATTATTATCTTAAAAGCAGTGAAGATTATTTGGGATTTTCTGCGAGATATTATTCGGATTTGGAGCAAACAAGTAATGCTCGCACTTTGCAGACTTTACCGCAGATTCAATACCATCGCCAAATTGAAAATATTTTAGTAGATAATTTGTATTATGACTTTGATTATAAGGCAAATCACTTCACTCGTCCTATTGGTTATCGCGCTATCCAGCAAGAAGCCAAGTTGCCTATTATTTACACACAGAGTTTGTGGAATGATTTTGCTAATCTTTCACTTTCTCCTACTTTTTATGGCACAAGTGTGGATTATTCTAATGTGGGAAATGGGTTGCATTTAAAAGATGGCAGGTATTTAAGTCAATATTATCAAATCAAACTCAATACAGATTTGGTTAAAAAATACGATCATTTTGGGCACACGCTTAGCTTGGAGGCAGAATATATTTTGCCTGGATTTGAAAATAAGGCAGGTGATTTTACAAACTTTTTTACTTTGCCTGGGGAGAGACAAGAGTTAAGAGTAAGTGGAAAGCAGCATTTTTATACTTTAGATAATTCTTTGATTTTATCTCACAAGATGGAGCAATATTTTTATTTGAAAGATGGTGGAGAAAAATTAGGAGAACTAGAAAATGAAGTTCAGTATTTTTTAGATTATCAATGGAGCTTTTTAAGTGATATTTTTTATTCGCACAAAAAGGGAAGAATCTCTGAAGCAACACATCAAATAAATTATGAAAGTGATTATGTTAATGTAAGTTTTGGACACTTTATGCGAGAGGATTTTGCACATGAGGATTTGTTAAATGGCAGGTTTGGAGAGGCAAATTATATTAATGCAAACTTTAGAAAAGAATTTGAAAGTTTTGATTTGTTTGCAGGTGCTGGTTATGACTATAAAGAACGCTATTTTAAAACTTGGCAGGTTGGAATTGATACGCAAATTCGGTGCTTTTCCTTTGGAATAAAATATGTGAGTGAAATTTATCCTGTGCTAACCTCAAGGGGGGCTGAAGCAAGAGATGATAAATATGTTCTCTTAACTATCAAATTTGTTCCGCTCTTAAGCAGTGATGTGAAATTAGGAAATTAG
- a CDS encoding RDD family protein, whose amino-acid sequence MDIEKIEETLAREEIKLAPLWKRFVAFMVDDLLVSMILIGINWDRIAQNAQDTEAMLSIVSSSWMALYLIKLLYQWFFVHFYGATIGKIVVRIRVIEVELLDNPKMKQAFIRSFFRLLSEILMYLPFLLIFENRIRQALHDKVAKTIVVSL is encoded by the coding sequence ATGGATATTGAAAAAATTGAAGAAACACTTGCAAGAGAAGAGATAAAGCTTGCGCCCTTGTGGAAAAGATTTGTTGCCTTTATGGTTGATGATTTATTGGTTTCTATGATTCTTATAGGGATTAATTGGGATAGAATCGCACAAAATGCGCAAGACACAGAGGCAATGTTAAGTATTGTTTCAAGCTCTTGGATGGCGCTGTATCTCATTAAACTTCTTTATCAATGGTTTTTTGTGCATTTTTATGGAGCTACCATAGGAAAAATAGTAGTAAGAATCCGCGTTATAGAAGTTGAATTGCTGGATAATCCTAAGATGAAACAAGCCTTTATTAGATCATTTTTTAGGCTTTTGAGTGAAATTTTAATGTATTTACCCTTTTTGTTGATTTTTGAAAACAGAATCAGACAAGCTTTGCACGATAAGGTTGCAAAAACTATTGTAGTTAGTCTCTAA
- the purD gene encoding phosphoribosylamine--glycine ligase, with product MEIVIVGSGGREYSIGLALQRECRIDGIYFYPGNGATSKLGKNIDFKDDDEFVEFAITQKIGLVIIGPEAPLVEGLADKLRENGILTFGPSQAAARLEGSKAYMKEFAKKYEIPTAQFIQTQDYEEACDFIDSLNLPIVVKADGLCAGKGVVIAQSYEEAKSVVQDMLEGKSFGDSGKKVVIEEFLDGFELSVFAMCDGKDFIVLPAAQDHKRLLDGDKGPNTGGMGAYAPSPLASSELIKAVKESIILPTLAGMEKEGNPFSGALFCGIMVVKDKPYLLEFNVRFGDPECEVLMPLFKSGLLDCFLGCASGDLKSVHYELEDSVCVGVVVASKDYPYKSSKKAKITILENHSKDSLISFAGVNSENGELIASGGRVLVCVGKGQSVQEAVKNAYAKVSEVHFEGMQYRKDIAYQVLGK from the coding sequence ATGGAAATCGTTATTGTTGGAAGTGGTGGCAGAGAGTATTCTATTGGTTTAGCGTTGCAGAGAGAATGTCGAATCGATGGGATTTATTTTTATCCGGGAAATGGAGCGACAAGTAAGCTTGGCAAAAATATTGATTTTAAAGATGATGATGAGTTTGTTGAATTTGCAATTACGCAGAAAATTGGTTTGGTGATTATTGGACCTGAAGCACCTTTAGTGGAGGGGTTGGCAGATAAATTGCGAGAGAATGGAATCTTAACCTTTGGTCCAAGTCAAGCAGCTGCTAGATTGGAGGGTTCTAAAGCTTATATGAAAGAGTTTGCAAAAAAATATGAAATCCCAACAGCGCAATTTATCCAAACGCAAGACTATGAGGAAGCGTGTGATTTTATTGATTCTTTAAATTTGCCTATTGTCGTAAAAGCAGATGGCTTGTGTGCAGGAAAAGGTGTGGTAATCGCACAAAGCTATGAGGAAGCCAAAAGTGTAGTGCAAGATATGCTTGAGGGCAAGAGTTTTGGAGATTCTGGCAAAAAGGTGGTGATTGAGGAATTTTTAGATGGTTTTGAGTTATCGGTTTTTGCAATGTGTGATGGCAAGGATTTTATTGTTTTGCCTGCTGCGCAAGATCATAAGAGATTATTAGATGGAGATAAAGGTCCAAATACTGGTGGAATGGGGGCTTATGCGCCTTCTCCACTTGCTAGTTCTGAATTAATTAAAGCAGTAAAAGAGAGCATTATTTTACCAACTTTAGCAGGAATGGAAAAGGAGGGAAATCCTTTTAGTGGTGCTTTGTTTTGTGGGATTATGGTAGTTAAAGATAAGCCTTATTTGTTAGAATTTAATGTTCGTTTTGGCGATCCTGAGTGTGAAGTGCTAATGCCACTTTTTAAAAGTGGTTTGCTAGATTGCTTTTTGGGTTGTGCAAGTGGGGATTTAAAATCTGTCCATTATGAATTAGAAGACAGTGTTTGTGTGGGGGTTGTGGTGGCTTCTAAAGATTATCCTTATAAAAGCTCTAAAAAAGCAAAAATTACGATTTTAGAAAATCATTCCAAAGATTCTCTTATTTCTTTTGCAGGAGTGAATAGTGAGAATGGAGAGCTTATTGCTAGTGGCGGGAGAGTTTTGGTTTGTGTAGGAAAGGGTCAAAGTGTCCAAGAAGCAGTAAAGAATGCCTATGCTAAAGTAAGTGAAGTTCATTTTGAGGGTATGCAATATCGTAAAGATATTGCATATCAAGTGTTAGGAAAGTAA
- a CDS encoding c-type cytochrome, which produces MIKKIFASTLLSLSLLNANECVCFELKGEFGEEIKAILKKYSKNLGSKDIQVIREDADLTIQEKSFLESLIGTGKVASSSQKNDLENGKKLYNRDCASCHGEKGEIAVAKKTPINTWSTQDIADEIKSYQNQDFQGQSRFIKNQIAQRYTKKDMEDVGAYVESLK; this is translated from the coding sequence ATGATAAAAAAAATTTTTGCTTCTACCCTTTTAAGTCTTAGCTTACTTAATGCAAATGAATGTGTATGTTTTGAACTAAAAGGGGAATTTGGGGAAGAAATCAAAGCGATTTTAAAAAAATATTCCAAAAATTTAGGTTCTAAAGATATTCAAGTTATCAGAGAAGATGCGGATTTAACCATTCAAGAAAAAAGCTTTTTAGAGAGTCTTATTGGGACAGGTAAAGTCGCCTCCTCTAGCCAAAAAAATGATCTTGAAAATGGCAAAAAACTTTATAATCGCGATTGTGCTAGTTGTCATGGAGAAAAAGGAGAGATTGCAGTTGCTAAAAAAACTCCTATTAACACTTGGAGCACACAAGATATAGCTGATGAAATCAAAAGCTATCAAAATCAAGACTTCCAAGGACAATCTCGCTTTATTAAAAATCAAATCGCCCAAAGATACACCAAAAAAGATATGGAAGATGTCGGCGCTTATGTGGAGAGCCTAAAATAA
- a CDS encoding ABC-F family ATP-binding cassette domain-containing protein: MVQITGLSMHYATKKLFENVNLKLDKGKRYGLIGANGAGKSTFLKILSGEIEPSSGDIAFNTGARLGVLGQNQFAFEDFSIKDCVLYGNKRLYDAIKEKEKLYEAGDFSDEVNERLGELEIICAEEDPTYEYDVQIEKILEDLGFPAKIHNDLMKTLTGGDKFKVLLAQVLFPKPDILFLDEPTNNLDLRAISYLEEQLKRHEGTLVVISHDRHFLNSVCTHILDLDFRNVREFSGNYDDWYIASTLIAKQQEMERNKKLKEKEELESFIARFSANASKAKQATSRQKQLEKLDIQVLEVSSRRDPSIVFRVNRQIGNEALNIEKLQFSYGDLCVLKDLSLDILPGDKIALIGRNGIGKSTFCDLICEKLKPQSGVIKWGATIERGYFPQNTTEVIGGEETLYEYLRGFDKKREATEIRNALGRMLFSGEEQEKSVGSLSGGEKHRIMLSKLMLEGGNFLVLDEPTNHLDLEAIIALGEALYKYSGNVICVSHDRELIDAFANRIIEFKENNEVVDFRGSYEEYLASQGLA; the protein is encoded by the coding sequence ATGGTTCAAATTACTGGACTTTCAATGCATTATGCAACTAAAAAATTATTTGAAAATGTCAATTTAAAACTAGACAAAGGGAAGCGCTATGGGCTTATAGGTGCTAATGGTGCTGGTAAATCTACTTTTTTGAAGATTCTAAGTGGTGAAATTGAGCCTAGTAGCGGGGATATTGCCTTTAATACCGGTGCTAGGCTCGGGGTTTTGGGACAAAATCAGTTTGCTTTTGAGGATTTTAGCATTAAAGATTGTGTGCTTTATGGAAATAAACGCCTTTATGATGCTATTAAAGAAAAAGAAAAGCTTTATGAAGCGGGAGACTTTAGTGATGAGGTTAATGAGCGTTTAGGTGAATTAGAGATTATCTGCGCTGAAGAAGATCCTACTTATGAATATGATGTGCAGATTGAAAAGATTTTAGAAGACTTAGGATTTCCTGCTAAGATTCACAATGATCTTATGAAGACGCTCACAGGTGGAGATAAGTTTAAAGTGCTTTTAGCGCAAGTCTTATTCCCTAAGCCTGACATTTTATTTTTAGATGAGCCAACTAACAATCTTGATTTAAGAGCCATTAGCTATCTTGAAGAGCAGTTAAAACGCCACGAAGGGACTTTAGTGGTTATTAGCCATGATAGGCATTTTTTGAATAGTGTTTGCACTCATATTTTGGATTTAGATTTTAGAAATGTTAGGGAATTTAGTGGGAATTATGATGATTGGTATATTGCATCAACTTTGATTGCCAAACAACAAGAAATGGAGCGAAATAAAAAGCTCAAAGAAAAAGAGGAATTAGAATCTTTTATTGCAAGATTTTCAGCTAATGCTTCTAAAGCCAAACAAGCTACAAGCCGTCAAAAACAGCTAGAAAAGCTAGATATTCAAGTCCTAGAAGTCTCTAGTCGCAGAGACCCAAGTATTGTCTTTAGGGTGAATCGTCAAATTGGTAATGAAGCCTTAAATATAGAGAAACTTCAATTTAGCTATGGTGATTTGTGCGTGTTGAAAGATTTATCGCTTGATATTTTACCCGGCGATAAAATTGCTTTAATTGGCAGAAATGGGATTGGAAAAAGCACCTTTTGTGATCTCATTTGTGAAAAACTCAAACCTCAAAGTGGTGTGATTAAATGGGGAGCAACAATTGAGAGAGGATATTTCCCTCAAAATACTACCGAAGTGATTGGAGGAGAAGAAACGCTTTATGAATATTTGCGTGGATTTGATAAAAAAAGAGAAGCTACAGAGATTCGCAATGCCTTGGGGCGAATGCTATTTAGCGGTGAAGAGCAAGAAAAAAGCGTAGGATCGCTAAGTGGTGGTGAGAAACATCGCATTATGCTTAGTAAATTAATGCTTGAGGGAGGAAACTTTTTAGTTCTCGATGAGCCAACAAACCATTTGGATTTGGAGGCGATTATTGCTTTGGGTGAAGCACTTTATAAGTATAGTGGCAATGTGATTTGTGTTAGCCACGATAGAGAGCTTATTGATGCGTTTGCAAATCGTATTATTGAATTTAAAGAAAACAATGAGGTGGTGGATTTCCGTGGAAGTTATGAAGAATATCTTGCTTCACAAGGCTTAGCATAA
- a CDS encoding substrate-binding domain-containing protein: MKKHLLGVLVSCALSGVLMAQNIFPISREMGSGTRGAFVEIFEIHKEVRNKKIDATTKKAEVTNSTGVMITTIANSKNSIGYISLGSLNNTIKAVKINGVSPSVQNINNKTYAISRPFNVVTKATNPLIDDFLKYSLSLEAKGIVEKAGYISIAKDSYTSIKPSGKIIIAGSSSVTPLMEKLKESYEKINPNAEIEIQQSDSTTGVNSVVEGIADIGMASREIKKSELKKGIDAQVLAIDGLAVIVNKENPIDNLKKEEVQKIFLGEITSWGQIK, from the coding sequence ATGAAAAAGCATTTATTAGGGGTATTGGTAAGCTGTGCACTAAGTGGTGTATTAATGGCACAAAATATTTTTCCTATTTCAAGAGAAATGGGTTCTGGGACAAGAGGAGCTTTTGTGGAGATTTTTGAAATTCATAAGGAAGTGAGAAATAAAAAAATCGATGCAACCACCAAAAAAGCAGAGGTTACAAACTCAACAGGAGTGATGATAACAACTATTGCAAATTCTAAAAATTCCATTGGCTATATTTCCCTTGGTTCTCTAAATAACACAATTAAAGCTGTAAAAATCAATGGGGTATCGCCTAGTGTGCAAAATATCAACAACAAAACATATGCAATCTCACGCCCTTTTAATGTCGTAACTAAAGCCACTAATCCTTTAATTGATGATTTTTTAAAATATAGTCTTTCCTTGGAGGCAAAGGGCATTGTAGAAAAAGCAGGATATATTTCAATAGCAAAAGATTCTTATACTAGCATAAAACCTAGTGGGAAAATCATCATTGCAGGTTCTAGCTCTGTAACACCATTGATGGAAAAGCTCAAAGAATCTTATGAAAAAATCAATCCAAATGCAGAAATCGAAATCCAACAATCTGATTCAACCACAGGAGTAAATTCTGTAGTCGAGGGAATTGCAGATATTGGTATGGCTTCACGCGAGATTAAAAAAAGCGAGCTTAAAAAAGGGATTGATGCACAAGTTTTGGCTATTGATGGTCTAGCTGTGATTGTAAATAAGGAAAATCCGATTGATAATCTCAAAAAAGAAGAGGTGCAAAAAATATTTTTAGGCGAAATTACTTCTTGGGGACAAATTAAATAA
- the pstC gene encoding phosphate ABC transporter permease subunit PstC, with protein sequence MYLKEKIFKGVFAFCAIISILAVGMICLFLFANAIPTIHEIGFIYFIFGMDWYPTEEIFGIFPIIIGSFYVTALAIFIGVPIGVLSAIYISAFCPRTLKKIIIPAVELLGAIPSVVYGFFGLVVIVPILANIFSGIPGKSVLAASIILAIMILPTIILVSKAALDSVPSSYCEGALALGASKERAIFFASLPAAKSGILSSIILGVGRAIGEAMAVIMVAGNQVQIPESVLDGVRTLTTNIVLEMGYATDLHKEVLIANAVVLFVFILLINACFNALKRKTR encoded by the coding sequence ATGTATTTAAAAGAAAAGATTTTTAAAGGAGTTTTTGCCTTTTGTGCAATCATTTCTATTCTAGCAGTGGGAATGATTTGTTTGTTTTTGTTTGCTAATGCAATCCCCACAATCCATGAGATTGGATTTATTTATTTTATTTTTGGAATGGATTGGTATCCAACAGAGGAGATTTTTGGAATCTTCCCTATCATTATAGGGAGTTTTTATGTGACGGCTTTAGCAATCTTTATTGGAGTGCCTATAGGTGTTTTAAGTGCTATTTATATCTCTGCATTTTGCCCCAGAACACTTAAGAAAATCATTATCCCAGCAGTAGAATTATTGGGCGCGATTCCTTCTGTTGTTTATGGATTTTTTGGATTAGTTGTTATTGTTCCGATTTTGGCAAATATTTTTAGCGGGATTCCAGGCAAAAGTGTTTTGGCAGCTTCTATTATTTTGGCAATTATGATTCTCCCAACGATTATTCTAGTCTCAAAAGCCGCTTTAGATTCTGTCCCTAGTAGTTATTGTGAAGGTGCTTTAGCGCTTGGTGCAAGTAAAGAGAGAGCGATTTTTTTTGCAAGCTTACCTGCTGCAAAAAGCGGAATCCTCTCATCGATTATTTTGGGTGTTGGGAGGGCTATTGGCGAGGCAATGGCAGTGATTATGGTTGCAGGTAACCAAGTGCAAATTCCAGAAAGTGTGCTTGATGGGGTTAGGACATTAACCACAAATATTGTGCTTGAAATGGGCTATGCAACAGATTTACACAAAGAAGTTTTAATAGCAAATGCGGTGGTTTTATTTGTGTTTATTTTATTAATCAACGCTTGTTTTAATGCACTAAAAAGGAAGACAAGATGA
- the pstA gene encoding phosphate ABC transporter permease PstA has product MKKSKRVDYLSICLSWLLKISIFSVLFVFFILIGFICYKGIMYLSWDLFEWEYTSTNVSMMPAIINTINMVLLSLVLALPLGIFGAIFLSEYGNKKSKILNLVRIASDTLVGIPSIVYGLFGYLAFVIYFGFRTSFLAGVLTLSIMILPLILRSSEEALKGVPMSFREASFALGADKLRVIFAIIIPAAIPGILAGVILSIGRIVGESAALLYTSGSVAKVAGIMESGRTLSLHMYAISSEGQHINQAYSTAMVLILIVLVINALSNLIAKKLTKG; this is encoded by the coding sequence ATGAAAAAATCCAAAAGAGTGGATTATCTCTCTATTTGTTTATCGTGGTTGCTTAAGATTTCAATATTTAGCGTTTTATTTGTATTTTTTATTTTAATAGGATTTATTTGTTATAAAGGCATTATGTATTTGTCTTGGGATCTTTTTGAATGGGAATACACTAGCACCAATGTTTCTATGATGCCAGCAATTATCAATACGATTAATATGGTGCTTTTATCCTTGGTGCTTGCCTTACCTTTGGGAATTTTTGGAGCTATTTTTTTAAGCGAATATGGGAATAAAAAAAGCAAGATTTTAAACTTAGTGCGAATCGCTTCAGATACTTTAGTTGGGATTCCTAGCATCGTGTATGGACTTTTTGGGTATTTGGCATTTGTAATTTATTTTGGCTTTAGGACAAGTTTTTTAGCTGGAGTTTTGACCTTGTCTATTATGATTTTACCTTTGATTTTGCGAAGCTCTGAGGAAGCATTAAAAGGTGTTCCTATGAGTTTTAGGGAGGCAAGTTTTGCCCTAGGGGCAGATAAGCTTAGAGTAATTTTTGCCATTATCATCCCTGCAGCAATCCCAGGAATCTTAGCAGGTGTAATTTTAAGTATTGGCAGAATCGTAGGCGAGAGTGCAGCACTACTTTATACTTCAGGAAGTGTAGCAAAAGTCGCTGGAATTATGGAATCTGGGAGAACCTTGAGTTTGCATATGTATGCAATTTCAAGCGAAGGCCAACATATCAATCAAGCTTATAGCACGGCAATGGTTTTGATTTTAATTGTTCTTGTGATTAATGCGCTATCAAATCTAATAGCCAAAAAACTAACAAAGGGATAA
- the pstB gene encoding phosphate ABC transporter ATP-binding protein PstB — MKEECFDIKKMNLYYGNFLALKNINMQINKGKVTAFIGPSGCGKSTFIKSLNRMNDLIEDCKIEGKILFDGKNIYKDYDVNILRKRVGMVFQKPNPFPMSIYDNITFGPKTHEIKKKSKLDEIVEQSLKDAALWDDLKDRLDKSALELSGGQQQRLCIARTLAVNPEVILMDEPTSALDPISTLKIEELIMRLKKEYTIIIVTHNMQQAARISDKTAFFLLGEVIEYDDTNKIFNKPKNKKTQDYVSGRFG; from the coding sequence ATGAAAGAAGAATGTTTTGATATTAAAAAAATGAATTTATATTATGGGAATTTTTTAGCCCTAAAAAATATTAATATGCAAATCAATAAAGGGAAAGTTACGGCTTTTATTGGTCCTAGTGGTTGTGGAAAATCAACTTTTATTAAAAGTCTTAATCGTATGAATGATTTGATAGAGGATTGCAAGATTGAAGGAAAAATACTTTTTGATGGCAAAAATATTTATAAAGATTACGATGTTAATATCTTACGCAAACGCGTTGGAATGGTATTTCAAAAGCCAAATCCCTTTCCGATGAGCATTTATGACAATATTACCTTTGGACCAAAAACACATGAGATTAAAAAAAAATCCAAGCTAGATGAAATCGTGGAGCAATCTTTAAAAGACGCAGCTTTATGGGACGATTTAAAAGATAGGCTTGATAAAAGTGCCTTAGAGCTTAGTGGAGGGCAGCAACAGAGGCTGTGTATTGCTAGGACACTTGCGGTGAATCCGGAAGTTATTTTGATGGATGAGCCAACAAGTGCGTTAGATCCTATCTCAACTTTAAAGATTGAAGAACTAATTATGCGACTTAAAAAAGAATACACCATCATAATTGTTACACATAATATGCAGCAAGCAGCTAGAATCTCTGATAAAACAGCTTTTTTCTTGCTTGGCGAAGTGATAGAATATGATGATACTAATAAGATTTTCAACAAACCAAAAAACAAAAAAACACAAGATTATGTAAGCGGAAGATTTGGATAA
- a CDS encoding response regulator transcription factor: MIYVLEDDNSILELVLYALKSQNLKAKGFSEPLALQEALKQEIPQILILDVMLPCMSGFEILKEIKKNKNTKEIAVLMLSALNGELDKVKGLDFGADDYITKPFGIMELLARIRALLRRKENGKDEIILGDLEYSYSKYSVKLKGKKIVLTLKEFEILGLLLKNIERAFSRDEILEILWGDSFSSESRRVDIHIKTLRQKLGDWGDHIKTIRGLGYQFVREV; encoded by the coding sequence ATGATTTATGTGCTAGAAGATGATAATTCTATTTTAGAATTAGTTTTGTATGCGTTAAAATCCCAAAATTTAAAAGCTAAAGGATTTAGTGAACCATTAGCATTACAAGAGGCTCTAAAACAAGAAATACCACAAATCCTGATTTTAGATGTAATGTTGCCTTGTATGAGTGGATTTGAAATCTTAAAAGAAATCAAAAAAAATAAAAATACAAAAGAGATTGCAGTTTTAATGCTTAGTGCTTTAAATGGTGAATTAGATAAAGTAAAAGGCTTGGATTTTGGTGCAGATGATTATATTACCAAGCCTTTTGGCATAATGGAGCTTCTAGCGAGAATTCGAGCTTTATTGCGCAGAAAAGAAAATGGCAAGGATGAAATTATTTTGGGGGATTTAGAATATTCTTATTCTAAATACAGCGTAAAGCTAAAAGGTAAAAAAATTGTTTTAACCCTAAAGGAATTTGAGATTTTAGGATTATTACTTAAGAATATAGAACGCGCTTTTAGTCGAGATGAGATTCTAGAGATTTTGTGGGGGGATAGTTTTAGCTCGGAAAGTCGCAGAGTGGATATTCACATCAAAACTTTGAGGCAAAAATTAGGGGATTGGGGGGATCATATCAAGACGATTCGTGGCTTGGGTTATCAATTCGTGCGGGAAGTTTAG